The following coding sequences lie in one Chanos chanos chromosome 4, fChaCha1.1, whole genome shotgun sequence genomic window:
- the urb2 gene encoding unhealthy ribosome biogenesis protein 2 homolog, protein MAAIYSGIHLKLKNPRTPWTDKLKLARFAWLSTQCLLPNKEQVLLDWTSHALTGYYSKKVDLPLEIVEGLWTYLDDILHSRKLNTVLSQGKTVRLGVAQVVSDRILECTLGTSSVSFLTILSCCHGILTSPVLSVTYTAKYELLVELVARLCGLACSKLDQQSTGEPLESKVLEVLLLALSTYLTVQRQQTNANRVFAQVTGHLLQPLCLLRHLLNTRVCTGGDGMHIQQHLAREIRSKVDAILLPALFLPDHLQSYKEELLSSKEESGSKNPEKNPAGKGLLCPVNTILTKLCPQGCGEDTLYYAVKSNSLPLLFKFALDSFCKEGDNKLLCFHLMTKLISALDFTDELSVKTSFSESNWSLALLALENILNSCLLGDIYNVAADRIHHGEVQLMFYRKVAQLLFSNAQTDVPAWYRCLKALLTLNHLILEPDLDELLSIVWVDADCVELQVGKARESLVSAVIQTYTKLRQLPRLFEELLDVVCRPAADELRQNLLSEDIQKSLNQCLLDHPPSQSLEICRLILERMQNDLIPFMGEKRNDIALKLFSLSVLLHVVLFGLKTLDNSSPVPIVRQTQNLMKEILAVTVPSLQLLDQNISAHGLWGEKIQEVSLLLVHTWAELDTLFQMYCSKYQSPVDPNVGDVDILFSTLVTKFFQNDQSSKVCSPMSKLLQERLVLHRMKKILVKNGNISDSVMLNHLREAAQFIIGKEEPSITLNCNHLWDVQLSSVDSDTYPVAHWFLVTSNLPLIAPYLGEEDVSYLSECFLNSLLQNDSANDTEKHGLSISLISKHMLESIVLCELPLVYSGVVKGVTKKIIGVVCTAKIEEMIPSVLKSCDEISDTSGKKQGTVIDDSSRDNEAPAAWKRLKAIAQEIMKCVEGCNFLFLTEKQVDGLLDLLKITDLLIPQAMLQEDYFELFLVLYFMAVCIRCDRGLEISKTIGLLRELFNLMASLLGKTSHSILKVEHGSNLLEAAVTSLSSLISEGHLPTLEDSAHSTFLQSVQNFIQCLLQTIVHRKSSVSLNLEKFTSFMAEHKIVNGELSSCSDKPHAGTPFSVQLYLSILSTLSHVMCSALGKNKQLDVTLTHLLEKIASVMGPTIQDVVMGQTGCVLSQSFSVNIMTGMVRTDLKKTDYQETESSEGAAKQQLCHVGLYRSFKEQILMDLCSSAHPMDVVISSVNYLSAYIAAAEKNKEQDLGDLKLEILQSIHKLLSGSWLSVSEVRELEGPVKNSLAQLMINISQEQFLVLLLTLRDGLVTPKITEGHHKDVLSTVILTKLLATCLLPEPCAKTFWLIAPQIISALVFIVKESSRMIPLTCALTVPTLDALTTLLRQGESLLSNSHHVVLVLGALQLVPLENQSVEDYHSAFEAIHEALFAIIQCHPQVMLKAAPSFLNCFYRLVTSIMHEGRQRGEAERGGDGEMLLKCARLVERMYSHIATTAEGFTVLSSFMVAQYVSELQRVTLQPDVKAHLTEGIYQILDLCVEQDVKFLNTTLQAGVKEVFHELLSSYKHYHKAQRQGEEKYTS, encoded by the exons CTAAAACTCGCCCGATTTGCATGGCTGTCAACACAATGTCTTCTTCCTAATAAAGAACAG gTTCTGCTTGATTGGACAAGTCATGCTCTTACCGGTTATTATAGTAAGAAAGTGGATTTACCTCTGGAGATAGTGGAGGGCTTGTGGACATACTTGGATGATATTCTTCACAGCAGGAAACTCAACACTGTGCTGAGTCAAGGAAAGACAGTTAGATTAGGAGTGGCACAG GTGGTCAGTGACAGGATTCTGGAATGTACTTTAGGGACTTCGTCTGTCAGTTTCTTAACGATTCTGAGCTGCTGTCATGGAATATTgacctctcctgtcctctctgtgaCCTACACTGCGAAATATGAGTTGTTGGTGGAACTGGTGGCCAGACTCTGTGGCTTAGCATGCTCTAAGCTTGATCAACAAAGTACTGGAGAACCTCTTGAGTCAAAGGTGTTGGAGGTGCTCCTCCTTGCCCTCAGCACCTACCTCACTGTCCAGAGACAGCAGACCAATGCCAATCGAGTGTTTGCACAGGTCACGGGTCACTTGCTTcagcctctctgtcttcttAGGCACTTACTGAACACCAGAGTGTGCACAGGGGGGGATGGAATGCATATCCAACAGCACCTTGCAAGAGAGATCCGGAGCAAAGTGGATGCGATTCTGCTGCCAGCCCTTTTCCTTCCTGATCATCTGCAGTCATACAAGGAGGAACTTCTGTCATCAAAAGAGGAATCAGGGtcaaaaaaccctgaaaagaATCCCGCAGGCAAGGGCTTGCTTTGCCCTGTTAACACGATACTGACTAAGCTTTGTCCCCAAGGGTGTGGTGAAGACACATTGTATTATGCTGTTAAATCAAATTCCCTGCCACTGCTCTTCAAGTTTGCCCTTGATTCTTTTTGCAAAGAGGGAGACAACAAACTTCTCTGCTTTCATCTTATGACTAAATTAATTTCAGCTTTAGACTTCACGGATGAGTTGAGTGTCAAGACCTCATTCAGTGAGTCTAACTGGAGCCTTGCATTGCTTGCTTTGGAGAACATCCTTAATTCTTGTTTACTTGGGGATATTTATAATGTCGCTGCTGACAGGATACACCATGGAGAGGTACAGTTAATGTTCTACAGGAAAGTGGCTCAACTTTTGTTCAGCAATGCTCAAACAGATGTACCAGCATGGTACCGATGCCTGAAAGCCCTTCTGACATTGAACCACCTTATCCTTGAGCCAGACCTTGATGAACTGTTGTCGATTGTATGGGTAGATGCTGACTGCGTGGAGTTACAGGTTGGGAAGGCACGAGAGTCCCTTGTTTCAGCAGTCATCCAAACCTACACTAAACTACGCCAACTACCCAGGCTCTTTGAGGAGCTTCTCGATGTGGTTTGTCGACCAGCAGCAGATGAGCTTAGGCAGAATTTGTTGTCAGAGGACATCCAGAAGAGCCTGAATCAGTGTCTGCTTGATCACCCTCCCAGCCAAAGTCTTGAAATCTGCCGGCTCATTCTAGAAAGGATGCAAAATGATCTAATCCCTTTCATGGGCGAGAAGAGAAATGATATTGCTCTGAAGCTGTTTTCACTTAGTGTGCTCCTCCACGTGGTACTGTTTGGTCTGAAGACCCTGGACAATAGCAGCCCTGTACCTATTGTTAGGCAAACCCAGAATCTGATGAAAGAAATTCTTGCAGTTACGGTACCCTCACTACAGCTTCTGGATCAAAATATCTCAGCCCATGGCCTATGGGGAGAGAAGATCCAAGAAGTGAGTCTCTTACTTGTTCACACTTGGGCTGAGTTAGACACTCTCTTCCAGATGTATTGTAGTAAATACCAGTCTCCAGTTGACCCTAATGTTGGTGATGTTGATATCCTCTTTAGTACATTAGTGACAAAGTTTTTTCAGAATGACCAGAGCAGTAAGGTCTGTAGCCCCATGAGCAAGCTCCTGCAGGAGCGCTTAGTGCTCCACAGGATGAAGAAAATCCTCGTTAAGAACGGCAACATATCAGACTCAGTCATGCTGAACCATCTTCGCGAAGCTGCTCAGTTTATTATTGGGAAAGAGGAGCCTTCCATTACACTGAACTGTAACCATCTCTGGGATGTTCAGCTTAGCAGTGTGGACAGTGACACCTATCCAGTGGCCCATTGGTTTCTAGTTACCTCCAACTTGCCTCTGATTGCTCCGTACCTTGGAGAGGAAGATGTCTCTTATTTGTCAGAGTGCTTTTTGAACTCTCTTCTTCAAAATGACTCAGCTAATGATACTGAGAAGCATGGgctttccatttctctcatttccaaACACATGCTCGAGAGCATAGTTCTGTGTGAGCTGCCATTAGTGTACTCAGGTGTGGTAAAAGGTGTCACAAAAAAGATTATTGGAGTAGTCTGCACGGCTAAAATAGAGGAGATGATTCCCTCAGTTTTGAAATCTTGTGATGAAATCAGTGACACATCCGGTAAAAAGCAAGGAACAGTGATAGATGATAGCAGCAGAGACAATGAGGCTCCTGCTGCTTGGAAGAGACTGAAAGCAATTGCTCAGGAGATTATGAAGTGTGTTGAGGGATGTAACTTCCTGtttctgactgaaaaacaggtAGATGGTCTTCTGGACTTACTGAAAATCACTGATCTGCTCATCCCACAGGCAATGCTGCAAGAGGATTATTTTGAACTTTTTctggttttgtattttatggCTGTGTGCATTCGGTGTGACAGAGGCCTTGAGATTTCAAAAACTATAGGACTCCTGAGAGAGCTCTTTAATCTCATGGCTTCGCTGTTGGGCAAAACTTCACACTCAATACTTAAAGTTGAACATGGAAGTAATCTACTAGAGGCTGCGGTGACATCGCTCTCCTCACTTATCAGTGAAGGTCATTTACCAACTTTGGAGGACTCTGCTCATTCAACTTTCCTGCAGTCTGTCCAGAACTTTATTCAGTGCTTATTACAGACAATAGTTCACCGAAAGAGTAGCGTTTCCCTCAACCTGGAAAAGTTCACCTCCTTTATGGCTGAGCACAAAATTGTCAATGGAGAGTTGTCTTCGTGTTCTGACAAGCCACATGCAGGTACCCCATTTTCTGTACAACTCTACTTGTCAATCCTGAGCACACTTTCACATGTTATGTGCTCAGCCctggggaaaaataaacaactcgACGTGACTCTGACCCATCTATTGGAGAAGATTGCGTCTGTAATGGGGCCTACCATCCAGGACGTCGTGATGGGCCAGACAGGCTGTGTTCTCAGCCAGTCCTTCTCTGTGAACATTATGACGGGGATGGTGAGGACTGACCTAAAAAAGACTGATTACCAGGAGACGGAAAGTTCTGAGGGGGCCGCGAAACAGCAATTATGCCACGTGGGGCTGTACAGGAGTTTCAAAGAGCAGATTCTGATGGATCTCTGCTCATCAGCTCATCCCATGGACGTTGTCATTTCATCAGTCAATTACCTCTCTGCTTACATCGCTGCTgcagagaagaacaaagaacaagaTCTTGGAGATCTCAAGTTGGAAATTTTGCAGAGCATACATAAACTACTTTCAG GTTCCTGGCTTTCAGTGTCAGAGGTGAGGGAACTGGAAGGACCAGTGAAGAACTCGCTTGCCCAATTGATGATCAACATTTCCCAAGAGCAGTTCCTTGTGTTGCTTCTGACTTTGAGAGATGGTTTAGTGACCCCCAAAATAACAGAGGGTCACCACAAG GACGTCTTGTCAACAGTGATTCTGACAAAGCTGCTTGCCACCTGCCTGCTCCCAGAGCCTTGCGCAAAGACTTTCTGGCTCATTGCCCCTCAGATTATATCAGCCCTTGTT tttatAGTGAAAGAGTCCAGTAGGATGATCCCCTTAACCTGTGCCTTGACTGTTCCAACCCTGGACGCTTTAACCACGCTGCTCCGTCAAGGGGAAAGCCTTTTGTCCAACTCACACCATGTGGTCCTGGTCCTTGGAGCCCTGCAACTTGTTCCCCTCGAGAACCAGTCTGTGGAAGATTACCACTCAGCATTTGAAGCAATTCACGAGGCCTTGTTTGCTATTATACAGTGCCATCCTCAG GTGATGCTGAAGGCAGCGCCGTCTTTCTTGAACTGTTTTTATCGCCTGGTAACATCCATCATGCACGAGggtagacagagaggagaggccGAGAGAGGTGG AGATGGCGAGATGCTTTTGAAATGTGCTCGGCTAGTGGAGAGAATGTACTCACATATCGCCACAACAGCAGAGGGTTTCACTGTCTTGTCATCTTTCATGGTGGCACAGTATGTCAGTGAACTGCAGAGG GTGACACTACAACCAGACGTCAAGGCACATCTGACTGAGGGCATTTATCAAATCCTGGATCTCTGTGTCGAACAGGATGTAAAGTTCCTGAACACCACACTGCAAGCAGGTGTGAAGGAGGTGTTTCATGAACTCCTCAGCAGTTACAAACACTACCATAAGGCTCAGAGGCAAGGAGAAGAGAAATACACAAGCTGA